A region of Mesorhizobium sp. AR02 DNA encodes the following proteins:
- a CDS encoding histidine phosphatase family protein: MVKRLLFAMRHGETRWNTEGRFQGRSDHSLAVPGRRQATENGGRLKAHFERLGVKPARIAAYTSPLKRARETIAMAALEVGIAESQVNIDVRLAEASFGRWEGMTTLEVKERFPAERRRRKADRWNFDSHDGDSYADLARLMESFLADLDPGQPVLVVSHTGNIRVMAFMLAGLTQDEAMALAVPHDAVLQLDGRQFTWI; encoded by the coding sequence TCACGGAGAAACCCGGTGGAATACCGAGGGGCGCTTTCAGGGCCGCAGCGACCATTCCTTGGCGGTTCCCGGGCGGCGGCAGGCCACGGAAAATGGCGGCAGGCTGAAGGCTCATTTCGAACGTCTCGGCGTGAAACCTGCCCGGATCGCGGCCTATACGTCGCCGCTCAAGCGGGCGCGGGAGACGATTGCCATGGCGGCTTTGGAAGTGGGGATTGCCGAAAGCCAGGTCAACATCGACGTTCGTCTCGCGGAAGCCTCGTTCGGCCGCTGGGAGGGGATGACCACGCTGGAGGTAAAGGAGCGTTTTCCCGCCGAGCGCCGCCGACGCAAGGCGGACCGCTGGAATTTCGACTCCCATGATGGTGACAGCTACGCCGATCTGGCGCGTTTAATGGAAAGCTTCCTGGCCGATCTCGATCCGGGGCAGCCGGTACTCGTCGTGTCGCATACCGGGAACATAAGGGTAATGGCCTTCATGCTCGCCGGCCTGACACAGGACGAGGCGATGGCGCTTGCCGTCCCCCATGACGCGGTGCTTCAGTTGGACGGGCGCCAATTCACATGGATTTGA